A DNA window from Trichosurus vulpecula isolate mTriVul1 chromosome 2, mTriVul1.pri, whole genome shotgun sequence contains the following coding sequences:
- the YTHDF2 gene encoding YTH domain-containing family protein 2, translating into MSASSLLEQRPKGQGNKVQNGSVHQKDGLNDDDFEPYLSPQARPNNAYTAMSDSYLPSYYSPSIGFSYSLGEAAWSTGGDPPMPYLTSYGQLSNGEPHFLPDAMFGQPGALGSTPFLGQHGFNFFPSGIDFSAWGNNSSQGQSTQSSGYSSNYAYAPSSLGGAMIDGQSAFANETLNKAPGMNTIDQGMAALKLGSTDVTSSVPKVVGSAVGSGSITSNIVASNSLPPATIAPPKPTSWADIASKPAKQQPKLKTKNGMAGSSLPPPPIKHNMDIGTWDNKGPVAKAPSQALVQNIGQQPTQVSPQPVGQQINNSPPVVQAAAGQQPQPLPPPPPPQPSQLSVQQQAAQPTRWVAPRNRGNGFGHNGVDGNGVGQSQNSSGSAPSEPHPVLEKLRSINNYNPKDFDWNLKHGRVFIIKSYSEDDIHRSIKYNIWCSTEHGNKRLDAAYRSMNGKGPVYLLFSVNGSGHFCGVAEMKSAVDYNTCAGVWSQDKWKGRFDVRWIFVKDVPNSQLRHIRLENNENKPVTNSRDTQEVPLEKAKQVLKIIASYKHTTSIFDDFSHYEKRQEEEENVKKERQGRVK; encoded by the exons ATGTCGGCCAGCAGCCTCCTGGAGCAG AGACCGAAAGGTCAAGGCAACAAAG TACAAAATGGATCTGTGCATCAGAAGGATGGACTAAATGATGATGACTTTGAACCATACTTGAGTCCCCAGGCAAGGCCG AATAATGCATATACAGCCATGTCAGACTCGTACCTACCAAGCTACTACAGTCCTTCAATAGGCTTCTCCTACTCATTGGGTGAAGCTGCCTGGTCTACTGGGGGTGACCCACCAATGCCCTACTTAACATCTTATGGACAGCTCAGCAATGGAGAGCCCCACTTTCTACCAGATGCTATGTTTGGACAGCCAGGGGCTCTAGGCAGCACTCCATTTCTTGGTCAGcatggttttaatttctttcccAGTGGGATTGACTTCTCAGCTTGGGGGAATAACAGTTCTCAGGGACAGTCTACTCAAAGCTCTGGATATAGTAGCAATTATGCTTATGCACCTAGCTCCTTAGGTGGAGCCATGATTGATGGACAGTCAGCTTTTGCCAATGAGACCCTGAATAAGGCTCCTGGTATGAATACTATAGACCAGGGGATGGCAGCACTGAAGCTGGGCAGCACAGATGTTACAAGCAGTGTTCCAAAAGTTGTTGGCTCTGCAGTTGGCAGTGGATCCATTACTAGTAACATAGTGGCATCCAATAGTTTGCCACCAGCCACTATTGCTCCTCCCAAACCAACATCTTGGGCTGATATTGCTAGTAAGCCTGCAAAACAACAGCCCAAGCTGAAGACCAAGAATGGCATGGCAGGGTCAAGTCTTCCACCACCCCCAATAAAACATAACATGGATATTGGAACTTGGGATAACAAGGGTCCTGTAGCAAAAGCCCCCTCCCAGGCTTTGGTTCAGAATATCGGTCAGCAGCCAACCCAGGTATCACCTCAGCCTGTAGGTCAGCAGATAAATAATAGCCCACCAGTGGTGCAGGCTGCAGCAGGGCAACAACCACAGCCTTTGCCTCCACCGCCACCACCGCAGCCTAGCCAACTTTCTGTGCAACAACAGGCCGCCCAGCCCACCCGTTGGGTAGCACCCCGGAACCGTGGCAATGGGTTTGGGCATAACGGGGTGGATGGTAATGGAGTGGGGCAGTCTCAGAACAGTTCTGGGTCTGCTCCTTCAGAACCCCACCCAGTATTGGAGAAGCTGAGGTCTATCAACAATTATAATCCCAAGGATTTTGACTGGAATCTGAAACATGGCCGGGTTTTCATCATCAAGAGTTACTCTGAGGACGATATCCACCGTTCCATTAAATATAATATCTGGTGCAGCACAGAACACGGCAATAAGAGACTGGATGCTGCTTATCGCTCCATGAACGGGAAAGGCCCCGTTTACTTACTTTTCAGTGTCAACGGCAGTGGACACTTCTGTGGCGTAGCAGAAATGAAATCTGCTGTGGACTACAACACATGTGCAGGTGTGTGGTCCCAGGACAAATGGAAGGGACGGTTTGATGTCAGGTGGATTTTTGTGAAGGACGTTCCCAATAGCCAGCTGCGGCACATTCGCCTAGAAAACAACGAGAATAAGCCAGTGACCAACTCCAGAGACACTCAGGAAGTGCCCCTGGAAAAGGCAAAGCAGGTGTTGAAAATAATTGCCAGCTACAAGCACACCACCTCCATCTTTGATGACTTCTCACACTATGAGAAACgccaagaggaggaggaaaacgTTAAAAAG